The following proteins are encoded in a genomic region of Enoplosus armatus isolate fEnoArm2 chromosome 11, fEnoArm2.hap1, whole genome shotgun sequence:
- the cfap97d2 gene encoding sperm axonemal maintenance protein CFAP97D1, with the protein MKSCDTETPGRPQTVRTMMQHLAYQPLLPTGNKYLQQKWDMASYDLHRGKVKSAKPTINTTPPKTYGHLVLKLKKQKLEEEWAMKIQRENNMLMEKISHIMRTTGGVDNWNYYDRKSLGKEKRQLELLRITKENQMILFRLSQCRPHYNVRSWHEDWLKTLKVMDSIARYPRGRANQQKGQEKLIKNRSDCDEEQKISADATTHNPASNKANGKAECEENEKRKETSKKKE; encoded by the exons ATGAAGAGTTGTGATACTGAGACACCAGGTCGGCCGCAGACTGTGAG GACCATGATGCAGCATCTGGCATATCAACCCCTGCTCCCCACCGGAAACAAATATCTGCAGCAGAAATGGGACATGGCTTCATATGATTTACACAGGGGAAAG gTGAAGTCCGCTAAACCAACAATAAACACAACTCCACCAAAGACTTATGGTCACCTGGTTCTCAAGCTGAAGAAACAAAAG CTTGAAGAGGAATGGGCAATGAAGattcagagggaaaacaatATGCTTATGGAGAAAATATCACACATCATGAGGACAACTGGAGGAGTTGACAACTGGAATTATTATGACAGAAAAAG CCTTGGCAAGGAGAAGCGACAGCTGGAGTTGCTCCGTATTACCAAGGAGAATCAAATGATCCTGTTCCGTCTGAGCCAGTGCAGGCCTCACTATAATGTGAGGAGCTGGCATGAGGACTGGCTCAAAACTCTTAAGGTGATGGACAGCATTGCACGTTACCCACGAGGAAGAGCAAATCAGCAAAAG GGACAAGAAAAACTCATCAAGAACCGCAGTGACTGTGACGAAGAACAAAAGATCAGTGCTGACGCAACCACACACAACCCTGCAAGCAACAAGGCCAATGGCAAAGCAGAGtgtgaggaaaatgaaaagaggaaagaaaccAGCAAGAAAAAAG AATGA